In one Nicotiana tomentosiformis chromosome 6, ASM39032v3, whole genome shotgun sequence genomic region, the following are encoded:
- the LOC138894222 gene encoding uncharacterized protein codes for MTDIMKIKFVALEISGKNYMTWVLDAEIHLDVMGLGDAIKDKNKASTQDCAKGLIFLRHHLDEGLKIEYLTVKDPLILWNGLKERYDNLKLVTLPQARYDWAHQRLQDFKSVSEYNSAMFRITSKLKLCGDTITDYDMLEKNIHNVSCLQYGLATAVPRESGKGHWANICRIPKYLVELYQASLKDKAPEANFVYDNEFDITHLDVEDFFEHPDGKINHSIGDGSMVKDD; via the exons atgactgatattatgaaaaTAAAGTTTGTTGCCCTTGAAATTTCGGGCAAGAACTATATGACATgggtgttggatgctgaaatccatttagatgtaatgggtcttggagacgccattaaagacaaaaataaagcATCTACCCAAGATTGTGCTAAGGGCTTGATTTTCTTGcgtcatcaccttgatgaagggttgAAGATAGAGTATCTCACAGTCAAAGATCCACTTATTTTGTGGAATggcttaaaggaaagatatgacaacttaaagttggtcactcttccacaagcacgatatgattgggctcatcagaggctccaagactttaagtctgtttctgaatataattctgcgatgttcagaattacttctaaattgaaactctgTGGAGATACTATCACTGAttatgatatgcttgaaaaaaaTATTCACAATgtttcatgcctccaatatggtcttgcaacagcagtaccgagagaaag TGGAAAAGGGCATTGGGCAAATATTTGTCGCATACCAAAAtatttggttgagctttatcaagcatctCTAAAGGATAAAGCTCCTGAAGCTAATTTTGTCTATGACAATGAATTTGACATCACCCACTTGGATGTGGAAGATTTCTTTGAGCACCCTGATGGAAAAATAAATCACTCGATCGGTGATGGATCTATGGTTAAAGATGATTGA
- the LOC104106446 gene encoding bidirectional sugar transporter SWEET5-like, with amino-acid sequence MADPNTIRTIVGIIGNVISFFLFLSPAPTFLKIVKAKSVMEFKPDPYVATVLNCAVWVFYGMPFVHPDSLLVITINGFGLALELFYVAIFFVYSDWAKRRKIIIALIIEAIFMAILIFVTLTFLHGTKSRSMLIGIVAIVFNVLMYTSPLTVMKKVITTKSVKYMPFFLSIANFANGIVWSCYALLKFDPYILIPNGLGTVSGLVQLILYAAFYRTTNWNEEDEKEVELSASKTKSSDV; translated from the exons ATGGCCGATCCAAACACAATTAGGACTATTGTAGGAATTATTG GTAATGTCATATCTTTCTTCCTCTTCCTCTCCCCTGC GCCAACATTTTTGAAAATTGTGAAAGCAAAGTCGGTGATGGAATTCAAGCCAGACCCATATGTTGCAACAGTGCTAAATTGTGCAGTGTGGGTGTTTTATGGTATGCCCTTCGTTCATCCTGACAGCCTTCTGGTTATCACCATCAATGGCTTTGGTCTCGCTCTAGAGTTGTTCTATGTCGCCATTTTCTTCGTCTACTCCGATTGGGCAAAGCGT CGCAAGATCATTATTGCTTTGATAATTGAAGCAATCTTCATGGCAATCCTTATCTTCGTCACACTGACATTCCTCCACGGTACCAAGTCAAGATCCATGCTTATTGGAATAGTCGCTATAGTTTTCAATGTACTTATGTACACCTCACCATTGACAGTCATG AAGAAAGTTATCACTACCAAGAGTGTCAAATACATGCCATTTTTCTTGTCAATAGCAAACTTTGCTAATGGCATTGTTTGGTCATGCTATGCACTCCTCAAATTTGATCCCTATATCCTG ATACCCAATGGTCTGGGAACAGTATCTGGATTGGTGCAGCTCATCCTTTATGCAGCTTTTTACCGCACTACCAATTGGAACGAAGAAGATGAAAAAGAGGTTGAACTCAGCGCTTCCAAAACCAAGTCATCAGATGTCTGA
- the LOC104106445 gene encoding serine/threonine-protein kinase 52-like, whose amino-acid sequence MEKGSEGFVRADQIDLKSLDEQLERHLNRVRTMEKNNIKKPLDDSCINYTTFSTTTTAVVAASNHPTTTAAPTKQRYDWEIDTSKLIIKSVLARGTFGTVHRGVYDGLDVAVKLLDWGEEGHRTEAEIASLRAAFTQEVSVWHKLDHPNVTKFIGATMGASGLNLQTESGHIGMPSNICCVVVEYLPGGALKSYLIKNRRKKLAFKVVVQMALDLARGLSYLHSQKIVHRDVKTENMLLDKSRTVKIADFGVARVEASNPNDMTGETGTLGYMAPEVLNGNPYNRKCDVYSYGICLWEIYCCDMPYPDLSFSEVTSAVVRQNLRPEIPRCCPSSLANVMKRCWDANPDKRPEMDEVVSMLEAIDTSKGGGMIPVDQQQGCFCFRKHRGP is encoded by the exons ATGGAGAAGGGGAGTGAAGGGTTTGTAAGAGCAGATCAGATAGATTTGAAGAGTTTGGATGAGCAACTGGAGAGGCATCTTAACAGAGTAAGGACTATGGAGAAGAATAACATCaagaaaccactcgatgattctTGCATTAACTACACCACCTTTTCTACTACTACTACTGCAGTAGTGGCGGCCAGCAACCACCCCACAACCACCGCCGCTCCGACGAAGCAAAGATACGACTGGGAAATTGACACTTCTAAGCTAATCATCAAAAGTGTCCTTGCTCGTGGCACCTTTGGTACCGTCCACCGTGGCGTTTATGACGGCCTTGATGTCGCCG TTAAACTGCTAGATTGGGGGGAAGAGGGCCACAGGACAGAAGCTGAAATAGCATCACTAAGGGCAGCTTTTACTCAAGAAGTTTCAGTGTGGCATAAGCTTGACCATCCTAATGTAACTAAG TTCATCGGGGCAACCATGGGCGCATCTGGGCTAAATTTACAAACAGAAAGCGGTCATATTGGCATGCCTAGTAatatatgttgtgttgttgtggaATATCTTCCTGGAGGCGCCTTAAAATCTTACCTTATCAAAAACAGAAGAAAGAAGCTAGCATTCAAAGTTGTAGTGCAGATGGCACTTGATTTGGCCAGAGG GTTAAGTTACCTTCACTCTCAGAAGATTGTGCATAGAGATGTCAAGACAGAGAATATGCTATTGGACAAGTCACGTACTGTAAAAATTGCTGACTTTGGGGTAGCACGAGTTGAGGCCTCTAATCCTAATGACATGACAGGGGAGACAGGAACCCTTGGCTATATGGCTCCTGAG GTTCTCAATGGCAACCCATACAATAGAAAATGCGACGTGTACAGTTATGGAATATGTTTGTGGGAGATATACTGCTGTGACATGCCATATCCTGATCTCAGTTTCTCAGAAGTGACTTCAGCCGTGGTTCGCCAG AACCTGAGGCCAGAAATACCAAGGTGTTGCCCAAGTTCCCTTGCTAATGTGATGAAACGATGCTGGGATGCTAATCCTGATAAGCGGCCTGAGATGGACGAGGTAGTATCCATGTTAGAGGCTATTGACACATCTAAAGGCGGGGGAATGATCCCCGTCGATCAACAACAGGGTTGTTTCTGTTTCCGGAAGCATCGTGGACCTTGA